Proteins from a single region of Punica granatum isolate Tunisia-2019 chromosome 8, ASM765513v2, whole genome shotgun sequence:
- the LOC116188745 gene encoding acanthoscurrin-2-like — MGGGGDRTGGGGGGDLTGGGGGGGDLTGGGGGGGEGGGGDVTGGGGGRGGGGGGGGGGGDGGGGDVTGGGGGRRDGGGGDVTGGGGGGGEGGGGDVTGGGGGGGDGGGGDGIGGGGDGGGGACTGGGGGQVQTARGGGGGGDLLGKGKGLRMNPSVLAAAVWDGWMRKNVATTSTVAIILAMEDPIFLLP, encoded by the coding sequence ATGGGTGGTGGTGGAGACCGCACCGGGGGTGGCGGGGGTGGGGACCTAACTGGGGGTGGCGGCGGGGGTGGAGACTTAACTGGGGGAGGCGGTGGTGGAGGAGAAGGCGGGGGTGGAGACGTCACTGGAGGAGGAGGCGGTCGGGGAGGCGGTGGGGGAGGcggtggtggaggaggagaCGGTGGGGGTGGAGACGTCACTGGGGGAGGAGGCGGTCGAAGAGATGGTGGGGGTGGAGACGTAACTGGGGGAGGCGGTGGTGGAGGAGAAGGCGGGGGTGGAGACGTCACTGGGGGAGGAGGCGGTGGGGGAGACGGCGGGGGTGGAGATGGCATAGGCGGTGGAGGAGACGGTGGGGGTGGAGCCTGCACTGGTGGAGGAGGCGGACAGGTACAGACAGCTCGGGGTGGTGGAGGAGGTGGTGATCTCCTGGGGAAAGGAAAGGGTTTAAGGATGAATCCTTCCGTATTGGCTGCAGCAGTTTGGGATGGCTGGATGAGGAAGAACGTTGCCACCACAAGCACAGTGGCCATTATACTGGCCATGGAAGACCCCATCTTTTTGCTTCCTTAA